One segment of Sinorhizobium sp. BG8 DNA contains the following:
- the greA gene encoding transcription elongation factor GreA has product MVDKVPMTQGGFVKLQEELRWRQQEERPRIIEAISEARAHGDLSENAEYHAAKEAQSHNEGRITELEDLVARAEVIDLSKMSGSTVKFGAKVKLVDEDTEEEKTYQIVGDQEADVKAGRISISSPIARALIGKEVGDSIEVNAPGGSKAYEILAISWG; this is encoded by the coding sequence ATGGTTGATAAGGTACCGATGACCCAGGGCGGTTTCGTCAAGCTGCAGGAAGAACTGCGCTGGCGCCAGCAGGAGGAGCGCCCACGAATCATCGAAGCCATTTCCGAAGCACGCGCCCACGGCGACCTCTCGGAAAACGCTGAGTATCATGCGGCCAAGGAAGCCCAGAGCCACAACGAGGGCCGCATCACCGAGCTCGAAGACCTGGTCGCGCGTGCGGAAGTCATCGATCTCTCCAAGATGTCCGGTTCCACCGTCAAGTTCGGCGCCAAGGTGAAGCTCGTCGACGAGGACACGGAAGAGGAAAAGACCTACCAGATCGTCGGCGACCAGGAAGCCGACGTGAAGGCCGGCCGCATCTCCATCTCGTCCCCGATCGCCCGTGCGCTGATCGGCAAGGAAGTCGGAGACTCGATCGAAGTGAACGCGCCCGGCGGCTCCAAGGCCTACGAGATTCTCGCCATCAGCTGGGGCTGA
- a CDS encoding calcium:proton antiporter, with amino-acid sequence MHENTGTSLISLVGKERSLVFALAVAVLAFSSEHWLLASGRVATLVAATALVATIVLVSTRVAHHAEVLAAKVGDPYGTMILTLSAVLVEVIILAIMMQAEASPTLVRDTIYSAVMLDINGILGLAALLGGIRHGEQPYNDDSGKTYGVMILTAMSISMIVPEFVPRASWHVYSVFTIAAMVALYALFLRMQVGRHSYFFSYAYPRAERLDSLDTSEEPQEPAGLSITIIIAGVILIGALAEVMSALVNVGLKDTGAPPALMALVVAAISAAPEILTAMRAALSNRMQAVVNIAMGASLSTVILTVPVMEAIALYTGQPFVMAMSPVQTVMVLVTLIAAAINLNDGETNAIEGMTHFILFSTFIMLTAIGL; translated from the coding sequence ATGCACGAGAATACCGGAACATCCCTGATCTCGCTCGTCGGCAAGGAAAGATCTCTCGTCTTCGCACTCGCGGTCGCAGTGCTCGCCTTCTCGAGCGAGCACTGGCTTCTCGCCTCAGGTCGGGTTGCGACGCTGGTCGCCGCCACTGCGCTCGTGGCGACGATCGTCCTCGTCTCCACGCGTGTGGCCCACCACGCCGAAGTTCTCGCGGCAAAGGTCGGAGATCCCTACGGCACGATGATCCTCACGCTTTCGGCCGTGCTGGTAGAGGTCATCATCCTTGCCATCATGATGCAGGCCGAGGCGTCGCCGACGCTCGTACGCGACACGATCTATTCTGCGGTCATGCTCGACATCAATGGCATCCTCGGGCTTGCCGCCCTTCTCGGAGGTATCCGGCACGGCGAGCAGCCCTACAACGACGATTCCGGAAAGACCTATGGCGTGATGATCCTAACCGCGATGAGCATCTCGATGATCGTCCCCGAGTTCGTTCCGCGCGCCAGCTGGCATGTCTATTCCGTCTTTACTATCGCCGCCATGGTCGCCCTCTATGCGCTGTTCCTGCGCATGCAGGTCGGCAGGCACAGCTACTTCTTCAGCTATGCCTATCCACGGGCCGAACGTCTGGACTCCCTCGACACTTCTGAAGAGCCGCAGGAGCCTGCCGGATTGTCGATCACGATCATCATCGCCGGCGTCATACTCATCGGCGCCCTCGCCGAAGTGATGTCTGCATTGGTGAACGTGGGACTGAAGGACACCGGCGCGCCACCGGCACTCATGGCCCTGGTCGTTGCCGCGATTTCCGCGGCACCCGAAATCTTGACCGCGATGCGTGCCGCGCTCTCCAACCGCATGCAGGCTGTCGTGAACATCGCCATGGGCGCTTCGCTCTCGACGGTCATTCTCACCGTGCCGGTGATGGAGGCAATCGCGCTCTATACCGGGCAGCCTTTCGTGATGGCCATGTCGCCGGTGCAGACGGTCATGGTCCTTGTCACGCTGATCGCCGCCGCCATCAACCTCAATGACGGCGAAACCAACGCTATCGAGGGCATGACCCATTTCATCCTGTTCTCGACCTTCATCATGCTGACCGCAATCGGTCTTTGA
- a CDS encoding 3-deoxy-manno-octulosonate cytidylyltransferase, whose protein sequence is MNAIDRRESPAEGFDRPTTAGRRTSEEWVQFFSAFSHIVLVANSDANEISTLRTTYPDTALFVFFNKVDKVLSEPFHGNTLLITRSNQAGSELVYRNILDRMVSLLPCPGFTGVMNVRADSVEAMNSIEDFGNVPAGLLDLASYFEQFYPLDHNCSTGFAMAVWICEHVPGPKLVLSGFTAQRSKWKLFHIHDWTFEQTFLRLLALKGRLEMVGTSVRNSYALLADHFPYLSKDDVAFGVAETLSLRLESTNRSVDKLISITMPLRVIYNGIMGLKRKSKKERILAARRKLAEKQ, encoded by the coding sequence ATGAACGCAATTGACCGCCGCGAGTCACCTGCAGAAGGCTTTGACCGACCTACAACTGCAGGCCGCCGCACTTCAGAAGAGTGGGTCCAGTTCTTCTCCGCCTTCTCGCATATCGTGCTGGTGGCAAATAGCGACGCCAACGAGATATCGACCCTCAGGACTACCTATCCGGACACGGCGCTTTTTGTCTTCTTCAACAAGGTCGACAAGGTGCTGAGCGAGCCGTTCCATGGCAACACGCTTCTGATTACCCGCAGCAACCAGGCGGGATCCGAACTTGTCTACCGAAACATCCTCGATCGCATGGTGAGCCTTCTTCCCTGCCCCGGGTTCACCGGCGTCATGAACGTGCGCGCGGATTCGGTGGAGGCGATGAACAGCATCGAGGATTTTGGCAATGTTCCCGCCGGTCTGCTGGATCTCGCTTCCTACTTCGAGCAGTTCTATCCGCTGGATCACAACTGCAGCACGGGGTTCGCGATGGCCGTATGGATCTGCGAGCACGTTCCGGGGCCGAAGCTCGTGCTGAGCGGGTTCACCGCCCAGAGGAGCAAGTGGAAGCTGTTCCATATCCACGACTGGACGTTCGAGCAGACATTCCTGAGACTGCTCGCCCTCAAGGGCCGCCTGGAAATGGTGGGAACGAGCGTGCGCAATTCGTACGCACTGCTGGCCGATCACTTTCCCTACCTCAGCAAGGACGACGTTGCCTTCGGCGTGGCCGAGACGCTGTCGCTCCGTCTGGAGTCTACGAACCGCAGCGTCGACAAGCTGATTTCCATCACCATGCCGCTCCGCGTCATCTACAACGGCATCATGGGCCTGAAGCGCAAATCGAAGAAGGAGCGCATTCTCGCCGCCCGCCGCAAGCTCGCGGAAAAACAGTAA
- a CDS encoding glycosyltransferase family 4 protein codes for MADIRDIEIIAPNFKRRLSGVTSTIVQLVPEQIKLGQRIAVLGPGLPEDLPHLRYRDLWRLWRAPRGQSDRIWHARRNTEMLGGIVLRHLLRMPLKLLFTSAAQRRHSSYTRFLIRRMDAVIATNARSGSFLEVPHTVIRHGVDIERFHPPSTADDTIAATGLPGRYLVGCFGRVRHQKGTDLFVRAMIELLPSAPAWTAVICGRVTVEHQAFAVELERAVAAAGLSDRIRFLGEVDDIKPWYRRLSLYVAPSRNEGFGLTPLEAMASETAVVASDAGAYAEMIVPGETGAVAPAGAYEPLRDAIAAYLSDHDRVERHATNGLRHVHADFPLVKEAKAVGAVYDGLLERRTSKREN; via the coding sequence GTGGCCGACATCCGGGACATCGAGATCATCGCGCCCAATTTCAAGCGCCGTCTTTCCGGCGTGACGTCGACGATCGTCCAGCTCGTCCCCGAACAGATCAAACTTGGTCAACGCATCGCCGTTCTGGGACCGGGGCTGCCCGAAGACCTGCCCCATCTGCGCTATCGCGACCTTTGGCGACTCTGGCGCGCGCCGCGTGGGCAGAGCGACCGCATCTGGCACGCCAGGCGCAACACGGAGATGCTCGGCGGGATTGTCCTGCGCCACCTGTTGCGCATGCCGCTGAAGCTCCTGTTCACCTCCGCCGCCCAGCGCAGGCATAGCAGCTACACCCGATTCCTCATCCGCCGCATGGACGCCGTGATCGCGACGAACGCGCGATCAGGCTCGTTCCTTGAAGTCCCGCACACCGTTATCCGGCACGGCGTCGACATCGAGCGCTTTCATCCCCCCTCCACCGCCGACGACACCATCGCGGCGACGGGGTTGCCGGGTCGCTATCTCGTCGGCTGTTTCGGCCGGGTCCGCCACCAGAAGGGGACCGACCTTTTTGTCAGGGCGATGATCGAGCTGTTGCCGTCGGCGCCTGCCTGGACGGCCGTGATTTGCGGGCGCGTGACGGTCGAGCACCAGGCCTTCGCAGTCGAGCTGGAGCGCGCCGTCGCTGCTGCAGGTTTGTCCGACCGCATCCGCTTCCTCGGCGAGGTGGACGACATCAAGCCGTGGTACCGGCGACTGTCGCTCTATGTGGCACCCTCACGCAACGAGGGGTTTGGCCTGACCCCGCTCGAGGCCATGGCCTCCGAAACGGCGGTGGTGGCAAGCGATGCCGGCGCCTACGCGGAGATGATCGTTCCCGGCGAGACCGGCGCCGTCGCACCCGCCGGCGCCTACGAGCCTCTGCGCGACGCGATCGCCGCCTACCTCTCTGACCACGACAGGGTCGAACGACACGCGACCAATGGCTTGCGGCATGTGCACGCTGACTTCCCCCTCGTCAAGGAAGCTAAGGCAGTGGGAGCTGTCTACGATGGGCTTCTGGAGCGCCGAACGTCCAAGCGCGAAAACTAG
- a CDS encoding LysR family transcriptional regulator VtlR, translated as MPLDWDKLRIFHAAAEAGSFTHAADKLHLSQSAISRQVSALEQDVGIKLFHRHARGLILTEQGEILYRTAHDVLMKLESVRVQLTETTEKPRGKLRITTTVGLGQGWLTDKVQEFLALYPDMQVQLILDNEELDVSMRHADCAIRLREPQQSDLIQRKLFTVHMHVYAAPAYINRYGEPQSIDDLDNHKIITFGVPTPSYLLDVNWLEVAGRDSDNPRPSILQINSQTSIKRACLLGIGIAVMPDYIVGRDPGLIQLPISADIPSFDTYFCYPSEMKNAAKLKVFRDFIVAKARNWNF; from the coding sequence ATGCCGCTCGACTGGGACAAGCTGCGGATATTCCACGCCGCGGCCGAGGCCGGTTCATTCACGCACGCGGCTGACAAGCTGCATCTTTCGCAATCCGCCATCAGCCGGCAGGTGAGCGCGCTTGAACAGGACGTCGGCATCAAGCTGTTTCATCGTCACGCGCGCGGCCTGATTCTCACCGAACAGGGCGAGATCCTCTATCGCACGGCGCATGACGTGCTGATGAAGCTTGAAAGCGTCCGGGTCCAACTTACGGAAACGACCGAGAAGCCGCGCGGCAAGCTGCGCATCACCACGACGGTCGGCCTCGGCCAGGGCTGGCTGACCGACAAGGTGCAGGAGTTTCTCGCGCTCTATCCGGACATGCAGGTCCAGCTCATCCTCGACAACGAGGAACTCGACGTCAGCATGCGCCATGCCGACTGCGCGATCCGTCTGCGCGAACCGCAGCAGTCCGACCTCATCCAGCGCAAGCTCTTTACCGTGCACATGCACGTCTATGCGGCCCCCGCCTATATCAACCGTTACGGCGAGCCCCAGTCGATTGACGATCTCGACAACCACAAGATCATCACTTTCGGTGTCCCGACACCGAGCTACCTGCTCGATGTCAACTGGCTGGAAGTCGCCGGCCGCGATTCCGACAATCCCCGCCCCTCGATCCTGCAGATCAACAGCCAGACCTCGATCAAGCGTGCCTGCCTGCTCGGTATCGGCATTGCGGTGATGCCGGACTACATCGTCGGCCGGGATCCGGGACTGATTCAGCTGCCGATCAGCGCCGACATTCCTTCCTTCGATACCTATTTCTGCTATCCGAGCGAAATGAAGAACGCTGCGAAGCTCAAGGTTTTCAGGGATTTCATCGTCGCCAAGGCTCGCAACTGGAACTTCTGA
- a CDS encoding glycosyl transferase, giving the protein MPRSDRPFARSLIKLGTRLLLGGARAHVQDWFPGLRLAPTQSGGKAIFYRGRRVGTLESLSALVDASGRSLRIVGSGPSVVHTDLSGTEPASAILLNGAIHLIGERIPKPLAVAVEDERFVWRHFDLMHSKIDAGQVCLFSVAVLRALCEKDPDWLENKRIVLIDDIRKPYGLSRRSLEQLRVLDFVRTDATGTFGFSLDPDRGVFQGGSVAVSALQFAMALRPAGIGFAGIDIRNATAPRFYETAGQTAYSGIAEAESRILGHFTLAKAIADERGIRLRNFSPVSALAQAGIAYDARLWRGNERRRRKPSGMNTGRLSGVTVFPRACGGRRECAPSSICASGP; this is encoded by the coding sequence ATGCCGCGCTCGGATCGCCCGTTCGCACGGTCGCTGATCAAGCTGGGCACCCGCCTGCTTCTCGGCGGCGCCCGCGCTCACGTGCAGGACTGGTTTCCCGGTTTGCGGCTAGCGCCAACGCAGTCCGGCGGCAAAGCAATCTTCTATCGCGGCCGGCGGGTCGGGACGCTTGAAAGTCTTTCCGCGCTCGTGGATGCAAGCGGGCGGAGCCTTCGCATCGTCGGATCCGGCCCTTCGGTCGTGCATACGGATCTGTCGGGAACCGAGCCTGCAAGTGCAATCCTGCTCAATGGCGCCATTCATCTGATCGGTGAACGGATCCCCAAGCCGCTTGCTGTGGCCGTCGAGGACGAGCGCTTCGTGTGGCGCCACTTCGACCTCATGCACAGCAAGATCGATGCCGGGCAGGTCTGCCTGTTTTCCGTAGCCGTGCTTCGGGCGCTTTGCGAGAAGGACCCGGACTGGCTGGAAAACAAGCGCATCGTGCTGATCGACGACATCCGCAAGCCCTATGGCCTCAGCCGGCGCAGCCTGGAGCAGCTCCGCGTGCTCGATTTTGTGCGCACCGACGCGACGGGGACTTTCGGCTTCTCGCTCGACCCCGACCGCGGCGTGTTTCAGGGCGGATCGGTGGCGGTGTCGGCATTGCAGTTCGCCATGGCTCTTCGCCCGGCCGGGATCGGATTTGCCGGCATCGACATCCGCAACGCAACGGCCCCACGCTTCTACGAGACCGCCGGTCAGACCGCCTATTCCGGAATAGCCGAAGCCGAAAGCCGTATTCTCGGGCACTTCACTTTGGCCAAGGCCATCGCAGACGAACGCGGCATACGATTGCGAAATTTCTCTCCGGTCTCGGCGCTCGCGCAGGCTGGCATCGCCTATGACGCGCGGCTCTGGCGGGGGAATGAGCGACGGCGGCGCAAGCCTTCCGGAATGAATACCGGTCGCCTTTCCGGCGTTACTGTTTTTCCGCGAGCTTGCGGCGGGCGGCGAGAATGCGCTCCTTCTTCGATTTGCGCTTCAGGCCCATGA
- a CDS encoding metalloregulator ArsR/SmtB family transcription factor, producing the protein MDTDEILKALAHPTRVEILNWLKSPEEHFSTQEHPLEMGVCASQFGRCGLSQSTVSSHLATLQRAKLVTVRRVGQWMFYKRNEETIAAFLKHLNASL; encoded by the coding sequence ATGGACACCGACGAAATTCTCAAGGCGCTGGCGCATCCCACCAGAGTGGAGATCCTCAACTGGCTGAAGTCTCCGGAGGAGCATTTCTCCACACAGGAGCACCCGCTCGAAATGGGAGTCTGCGCAAGCCAGTTCGGACGCTGCGGCCTGTCCCAGTCGACGGTTTCGTCACACCTTGCGACGCTGCAGCGCGCGAAGCTGGTGACGGTCCGCCGCGTGGGCCAGTGGATGTTCTACAAAAGGAACGAAGAGACCATCGCGGCATTTCTCAAACATCTCAACGCTTCGCTCTGA
- a CDS encoding transglycosylase SLT domain-containing protein, producing MRTGRWQHGRSGKTAGLALAILSLVGSHQPVIAQPEWKAPPTCIFSAPSPGQGEAPLCVRKETYSHDICVAIERYSQANGIPPDYFARLIWRESLFRPDAVSPKGAEGIAQFMPSTARLRGLNDSFHALEALGKSAEYLGTLRDRYGNLGLAAAAYNAGEAGLENFLDAGRLPYETRAYVLAVTAHSAEEWKDSPPEKVELQLDKNKPFLDACIDLANSRTLKDIDFEDEGVWAPWGVQLAAHFQKSVARNLFRLAVERLPAPINAEQPLIQRERNLRFGRRFRYTARIGRDTRGEAEKLCADIRRHGGACIVFRN from the coding sequence ATGCGCACAGGTCGATGGCAGCATGGACGTAGCGGCAAAACGGCCGGCCTCGCTCTCGCGATCTTGTCGCTTGTTGGGTCTCACCAGCCGGTCATCGCGCAGCCTGAATGGAAGGCACCCCCGACCTGTATCTTTTCCGCTCCCTCTCCCGGCCAAGGCGAAGCGCCGCTCTGCGTCCGGAAGGAAACCTATAGTCACGACATCTGCGTCGCGATCGAGAGGTACTCCCAGGCCAACGGAATTCCACCGGATTACTTTGCCCGCCTGATCTGGCGCGAAAGCCTTTTTCGTCCCGATGCGGTAAGCCCGAAGGGCGCGGAGGGAATAGCCCAGTTCATGCCTTCCACCGCCCGTCTGCGCGGCTTGAACGACAGCTTCCACGCCCTAGAGGCGCTCGGCAAGTCGGCGGAGTATCTCGGCACGCTTCGGGATCGTTACGGCAACCTCGGCCTTGCCGCGGCTGCCTACAACGCCGGCGAGGCCGGCCTCGAGAACTTCCTCGACGCCGGGCGCCTGCCCTATGAGACACGGGCCTATGTTCTCGCCGTGACCGCGCATTCCGCCGAGGAGTGGAAGGATAGCCCTCCGGAGAAGGTCGAACTGCAGTTGGACAAGAACAAGCCCTTCCTCGACGCTTGTATCGACCTCGCCAACAGCCGGACCCTCAAGGACATCGACTTCGAGGACGAAGGCGTGTGGGCACCCTGGGGCGTGCAGCTGGCCGCACACTTCCAGAAATCCGTGGCGCGCAACCTCTTTCGTCTCGCGGTTGAGAGGCTACCCGCACCGATCAATGCCGAGCAGCCATTGATCCAGCGGGAGCGCAACCTTCGCTTCGGCCGGCGATTCCGCTATACGGCCCGTATTGGCCGCGATACGCGTGGCGAAGCGGAGAAGCTGTGCGCGGACATCCGCCGTCACGGCGGTGCCTGCATCGTCTTCCGGAACTGA
- a CDS encoding alkene reductase, with protein MTTLFDPIKIGDIELANRIVMAPLTRNRSPKAVPNTLNATYYEQRATAGLLITEATAITHQGQGYADVPGLYTPEALDGWKKVTDAVHGAGGKIVVQMWHVGRISHTSLQPNGGKPVAPSALVAKSKTYLVNEDGTGSFAETSEPRALEIGELPGIVEDYRKAARAAIDAGFDGVEIHAANGYLIDQFLRSGSNKRTDAYGGSIENRARFLFEVVDAITAEIGAGRTAIRISPVTPANDVSDPNPQPLFTYVVEKLAGYDLAYIHIIEGATGGPRDHQQGDKPFDYAALRTAYEAKGGHAAWMVNNGYDRQMALDAVAEGQADLVAFGKPFIANPDLVRRLKEGTALNTPDQKTFYGGGAVGYTDYPALENAA; from the coding sequence ATGACTACACTTTTCGACCCGATAAAGATCGGTGACATCGAGCTCGCCAACCGGATCGTCATGGCGCCGCTTACGCGCAACCGCTCGCCAAAGGCAGTACCCAATACCCTGAATGCCACCTACTACGAGCAGCGTGCCACTGCGGGCCTTCTGATCACGGAGGCGACCGCAATCACCCACCAAGGTCAGGGATATGCTGATGTGCCCGGGCTCTACACTCCCGAGGCGCTGGACGGCTGGAAGAAAGTAACCGACGCGGTCCACGGCGCGGGCGGCAAGATCGTCGTGCAGATGTGGCACGTCGGCCGCATCTCGCACACCTCGCTGCAACCTAACGGCGGCAAGCCGGTCGCACCTTCGGCACTTGTGGCCAAGTCCAAGACCTATCTCGTCAACGAGGACGGAACCGGCTCCTTCGCGGAAACCTCTGAACCGCGTGCGCTGGAGATCGGTGAGCTCCCGGGGATCGTCGAAGACTATCGCAAGGCCGCCCGTGCCGCGATCGACGCCGGCTTCGATGGCGTCGAGATCCACGCCGCCAACGGCTATCTGATCGACCAGTTCCTGCGCTCCGGCAGCAACAAGCGGACAGACGCCTATGGCGGGTCGATCGAAAATCGCGCGCGCTTCCTCTTCGAAGTGGTCGACGCGATCACCGCCGAGATCGGAGCAGGCCGCACGGCCATCCGCATTTCGCCTGTCACCCCGGCCAACGACGTCTCCGATCCGAATCCCCAGCCGCTGTTCACCTACGTGGTGGAGAAGCTCGCAGGTTACGATCTCGCCTACATCCACATCATCGAAGGTGCGACGGGCGGGCCACGTGACCATCAGCAGGGCGACAAGCCCTTCGACTATGCGGCGCTGCGCACGGCCTACGAAGCCAAGGGCGGACATGCCGCCTGGATGGTCAACAACGGTTACGACCGCCAGATGGCACTCGACGCGGTGGCGGAGGGACAAGCCGATCTCGTCGCCTTCGGCAAGCCGTTCATCGCCAACCCCGATCTTGTGCGGCGCCTGAAGGAAGGTACGGCTCTGAACACGCCGGACCAGAAGACCTTCTACGGCGGCGGCGCCGTCGGATACACCGACTATCCGGCGCTCGAAAACGCCGCCTGA
- the trxB gene encoding thioredoxin-disulfide reductase gives MSARHVKVLIIGSGPAGYTAAIYTARAMLEPVLIAGMEQGGQLMITTDVENYPGYADPVQGPWMMEQMLKQAQHVGAEIVNDLVTGVDLDVRPFRIRTDSGTDWTADALIIATGAKAKWLGIDSEHKFMGFGVSACATCDGFFYRNKDVIVVGGGNSAVEEALYLSNLAKTVTVVHRRDSFRAEKILQERLFAKPNVKIIWDHEVVEYLGAEAKPPMPASVNGVKLRNTRTGETTDMVTDGVFVAIGHAPAVELFKDKLRLKPNGYLWTAPDSTATDIPGVFAAGDVTDDIYRQAVTAAGMGCMAALETERYLAEHMPVAIAAE, from the coding sequence ATGTCTGCACGCCACGTAAAAGTTCTCATCATCGGCTCCGGCCCGGCAGGCTACACCGCAGCCATCTATACGGCGCGCGCCATGCTCGAGCCGGTACTCATCGCCGGGATGGAACAGGGTGGCCAGCTGATGATCACCACTGACGTCGAGAACTATCCGGGCTATGCCGATCCTGTTCAGGGTCCGTGGATGATGGAGCAGATGCTGAAGCAGGCCCAGCATGTCGGCGCGGAGATCGTCAACGATCTCGTGACCGGGGTGGACCTCGATGTGCGCCCCTTCCGCATCCGGACCGACAGTGGAACCGACTGGACGGCCGATGCGCTGATCATCGCGACGGGCGCCAAGGCAAAGTGGCTGGGCATCGACAGCGAGCACAAGTTCATGGGCTTCGGCGTTTCGGCTTGCGCCACCTGCGATGGGTTCTTCTATCGCAACAAGGACGTCATCGTTGTCGGCGGTGGCAACTCAGCCGTGGAAGAGGCACTCTACCTCTCCAATCTTGCGAAGACCGTCACCGTCGTGCACCGCCGCGACTCCTTCCGCGCGGAGAAGATCCTGCAGGAACGGCTGTTTGCCAAGCCGAACGTGAAGATCATCTGGGATCACGAGGTGGTCGAGTACCTCGGCGCCGAAGCGAAGCCACCGATGCCGGCTTCGGTCAACGGCGTGAAACTGCGTAACACGCGCACAGGCGAAACGACCGACATGGTCACGGACGGTGTCTTCGTGGCGATCGGGCACGCGCCGGCGGTCGAGCTTTTCAAGGACAAGCTGCGGCTGAAGCCGAACGGCTACCTCTGGACGGCTCCCGATTCGACGGCAACCGATATACCGGGCGTCTTCGCTGCCGGCGACGTGACCGACGATATCTACCGACAGGCGGTCACCGCCGCCGGCATGGGCTGCATGGCCGCGCTGGAAACCGAAAGATACCTTGCGGAACACATGCCTGTCGCAATTGCGGCTGAATAG
- a CDS encoding polysaccharide pyruvyl transferase family protein, which produces MSNRSGLLSCPVAFLAPIAMRDVSNCCKLISQPLRPPEFLTIDRGIMGNFRKLRARLGLRKKAESDDDFLNPEFARTRDERRIRVRILGNHSRYHCGSEAVYQSLCHVAQSKNWTVVKAYEPYDVLVVNGEGSMHHSGPFFQRKMKVLEKAVNAGVPAFLVNSVWQDNENTYDDVLRRLSGIYVRESLSRDDLLNRHGVESRVVIDASYFMPLDRSKSGNLPPTGPAITDFYWRESDAFQNSPEILFGARYVPMKGVSWSKTVASLRSADFLVTGRHHAVYAACVAKRPFAASEGNTHKIKGLIAAADVNVPIADSPRDLPRLIEKLPDHESEFRKLFAWMDSQQASDIFPNVGEAIWR; this is translated from the coding sequence ATGTCCAACCGCTCCGGTCTACTGAGTTGTCCGGTTGCCTTTTTGGCGCCGATCGCGATGCGGGATGTTTCCAACTGTTGCAAATTGATTTCTCAACCGCTACGTCCGCCTGAATTCCTAACGATCGACCGGGGCATCATGGGAAACTTTCGAAAACTGCGTGCCAGGCTTGGGCTCAGGAAAAAGGCAGAGAGCGACGACGACTTTCTCAATCCGGAGTTCGCGCGCACTAGAGACGAACGAAGGATCCGCGTGCGCATCCTCGGAAATCACTCCCGGTATCATTGCGGAAGCGAAGCGGTCTACCAGAGTCTGTGCCACGTGGCACAAAGCAAGAATTGGACTGTTGTGAAGGCGTACGAGCCCTACGACGTTCTAGTGGTAAACGGCGAAGGTTCCATGCATCATTCGGGTCCTTTCTTCCAACGGAAGATGAAGGTGCTGGAGAAGGCGGTGAATGCCGGGGTCCCTGCGTTTCTCGTGAATTCGGTGTGGCAGGACAACGAGAATACCTATGACGATGTTCTCCGCAGATTGTCCGGCATCTACGTTCGCGAGAGCCTCAGCCGCGATGATCTGCTGAACCGACATGGCGTGGAATCGCGCGTCGTTATCGACGCTTCCTACTTCATGCCCTTGGACCGCAGCAAATCCGGAAATCTACCGCCGACCGGGCCAGCAATCACGGATTTCTATTGGCGGGAGTCCGACGCCTTCCAGAACAGTCCCGAAATTCTCTTCGGTGCGCGCTACGTCCCGATGAAGGGGGTGAGTTGGTCGAAGACCGTCGCCTCTCTGAGGAGCGCGGATTTCCTGGTTACCGGCCGCCATCACGCCGTCTACGCCGCTTGCGTTGCAAAACGTCCCTTCGCCGCTTCGGAAGGCAATACACATAAGATCAAAGGGTTGATTGCGGCCGCTGACGTAAATGTTCCTATCGCCGACAGTCCCCGCGATCTACCGCGACTGATTGAAAAACTGCCGGACCATGAGAGTGAGTTCCGCAAACTCTTCGCCTGGATGGATAGCCAACAGGCGAGCGACATATTTCCCAATGTCGGGGAGGCCATCTGGCGCTGA